DNA from Sulfuricurvum sp.:
AACGCAAACATACACGATTGACGCAAAAAAAGCGCACGAATTTTTAAGAACTTTGCACGAAAAAGAAGAGGCGGCGCGCCGTTCAATTTTTGGAAAAGATGAAGCGGAAGAGTGGGCAAAAATTAGAAGAATGTTTTTAGGAACGATGAAAGGCAAAAAATGAAAAAAATAACAATGTTAATAATGGCGACAATAGCCGCCGCCGCGTTCGATGAAACGCCAAACGGAATTACAAAAAAAGACATTATGACGCTTCAAAACTTCGCGCCGACGGTTTACGAAAAAACGAAGCTCAAAACAAAAGACGCAAAAATAGCGGCAATAGCGGCTTTCATACTTGAAAAAATGCCTTATAAAATAGAATACAACAGACTAAAAATTGAGGCGAGCGCGGGAGTTGGAAGAAGAACAGCGCGAAACGGAGATGAGGGAAGTACGGGCGCGGTGTTTCCATCTGATTTTAACTATTACACTACGGGAATAGTGGCAACATATCCGCTCTATGACGCGAAAGAAACGAGAGACATAGAAAAGCAAAAGCTAAATCTTAAAATGTCAATTATTGACGACGTTAAAAAATTCTTCGACGCAGAGATAGCCGCGCGCGCCGCGCGCGATAGATTGGAAATTGAGGAGCTAAAGCAAATACGAGCAAAAGCGCGCGCCGCCGAGGGAGTAATTGCGCTTGATGATAGAATAAGCATAATGGAAAAAATAGCCGATCTAAGAGAAAAAGTAGCAACAAATGAAGCGGAGCAAGGCGCGGCAAAAGAAAAACTTTTAGCATATCTGAACGAAAGCGACAAAAGAGAATTTGAGGAACTAATAAAATGACGTGGAAAAGCCACACGGCTATCGCCGCGGCAATAGCGTTGCCGTTCTCGCCCGCTTCGCTTCCCGCCGTGATTATAGGGGCGACCGCTCCCGATTGGTTGGAATATGTAGCGAAATTCTTTGGCGTACATGTAAAGCACCGACAAGAAACACACTATTTGATCATCCCGATAATGCTCATAGCTTTATCTTTTCTAATTGATTTTAGAGCGATACTATTTTGGTTTGGGATTGGGTACATTTCGCATTGGTTCGCAGATAGTTTGACGATTACGGGCGTACCGATCACGCCAAACGACAGACACAGAATTCATCTGCTCGGCGGGAAGATTAAAACGGGAGAACCGCTAGAATATGTAGTTTCGTTTGGGTTGCTGATCGCTAGCGTGTCGATTTCATCAAACGCAATAGAATTGTTAAACCAAGAACACGGCTTTAATAAGTATCACATGAATTATGATTATTTACATAAAAATGGCATTATAGACAATAAAGAAGCCGTGGAAACGAGGTTTAAACTATTTTGATTTCATCAAAAATACTTTACAATAAAACGGGAACAGATGAGAGCTACACGCCCGCCCACGCGGTCGCGCCGATACTAAAGTACATACCACCGCGCGCGGTGGTATGGTGTCCTTTTGACACAAACGAAAGCGAATTCGTAAAACAGATTTCAAAGAAAAATAAGGTTATCGCCTCTCATATAGACTTTGAACAGGACTTCTTAAAATGGCAACCAGCGCAAGCGTGGGACATTATTATTTCAAATCCACCATTTACATGTAAGCGATTGATTTTTGAGCGGGCTTTAAGTTTTAAAAAGCCTTTCGCGCTCTTGATGACTTGCGCGTGTTTGAATGATAAATACCCACTATTCAGCTTCAAAGAAGCCGCCGCCGCCCCGCAATTTCTATTTTTTGACAGACGAATACACTACAAACAA
Protein-coding regions in this window:
- a CDS encoding metal-dependent hydrolase, whose protein sequence is MTWKSHTAIAAAIALPFSPASLPAVIIGATAPDWLEYVAKFFGVHVKHRQETHYLIIPIMLIALSFLIDFRAILFWFGIGYISHWFADSLTITGVPITPNDRHRIHLLGGKIKTGEPLEYVVSFGLLIASVSISSNAIELLNQEHGFNKYHMNYDYLHKNGIIDNKEAVETRFKLF
- a CDS encoding sugar-phosphate nucleotidyltransferase; the encoded protein is MISSKILYNKTGTDESYTPAHAVAPILKYIPPRAVVWCPFDTNESEFVKQISKKNKVIASHIDFEQDFLKWQPAQAWDIIISNPPFTCKRLIFERALSFKKPFALLMTCACLNDKYPLFSFKEAAAAPQFLFFDRRIHYKQNGTTEKNTTFMSAYFCRNFLPNQIILETL